A window of the Pseudomonas gozinkensis genome harbors these coding sequences:
- a CDS encoding aldehyde dehydrogenase, protein MTLARFQMCIGGEWVDALSGKTFESLNPALAEPWAELPDADEADVERAVQAAQNAFDSPAWRGLTATARGKLLRRLGDLIAENKEHLAQLESRDNGKLIRETRGQVGYLPEFFHYTAGLADKLEGGTLPLDKPDLFAYTVHEAMGVVAAIIPWNSPLYLTAIKLAPALAAGNTIVIKPSEHASATILELARLALEAGIPPGVVNVVTGYGPSTGAALTRHPLIRKIAFTGGAATARHVVRSSAENFAKLSLELGGKSPNIIFADADLDSAINGAIAGIYAASGQSCVSGSRLLVQDEIYDEFVRRLVERAQRIRIGNPQDDSSEMGPMATAQQLAVVEGLVADAIAEGARLRLGGKRPSGVGDGWFYEPTLFECDRNSMKIMQEEVFGPVASVIRFKDEAEALAIANDSQFGLAAGIWTRDLGRAHRLARDVRSGIIWVNTYRAVSAMAPIGGFKNSGYGRESGIDSVLAYTELKTVWINLSQAPMPDPFVMR, encoded by the coding sequence GCTCGCACGCTTCCAGATGTGCATCGGCGGAGAATGGGTCGACGCCCTCTCCGGCAAGACTTTCGAAAGCCTCAACCCGGCGCTGGCCGAACCCTGGGCCGAACTGCCCGACGCGGATGAAGCCGACGTCGAACGCGCCGTGCAGGCAGCGCAAAACGCTTTCGACAGCCCGGCATGGCGTGGTTTGACCGCCACCGCGCGCGGCAAACTGCTGCGTCGCCTCGGTGACCTGATCGCCGAAAACAAGGAGCATCTGGCGCAGCTGGAAAGCCGCGACAACGGCAAACTGATCCGCGAAACCCGGGGTCAGGTCGGCTATCTGCCGGAGTTTTTCCACTACACCGCCGGCCTCGCCGACAAGCTCGAAGGCGGCACCCTGCCGCTGGATAAACCCGATCTGTTCGCCTACACCGTGCACGAAGCCATGGGTGTGGTTGCCGCAATCATTCCCTGGAACAGCCCGCTGTATCTGACCGCGATCAAACTGGCGCCGGCATTGGCGGCGGGCAACACCATCGTGATCAAACCGTCGGAGCATGCCTCGGCGACCATTCTGGAGCTGGCGCGCCTGGCCCTCGAAGCCGGGATTCCGCCGGGCGTGGTCAACGTGGTCACCGGTTACGGCCCGAGCACCGGCGCCGCCCTCACCCGCCATCCGCTGATCCGCAAGATCGCCTTCACCGGCGGTGCGGCCACGGCCCGGCATGTGGTGCGCAGCAGCGCCGAGAACTTCGCCAAGCTGTCACTGGAACTGGGCGGCAAGTCGCCGAACATCATCTTCGCCGACGCCGATCTCGACAGCGCGATCAACGGCGCCATCGCCGGGATCTACGCGGCGTCTGGCCAGAGCTGCGTCTCCGGTTCGCGACTGCTGGTGCAGGACGAAATCTACGACGAATTCGTCCGCCGATTGGTGGAACGCGCCCAGCGCATCCGCATCGGCAACCCGCAGGACGACAGCAGCGAAATGGGCCCGATGGCCACCGCGCAGCAACTGGCCGTGGTCGAAGGTCTGGTTGCCGACGCTATCGCCGAAGGTGCGCGCCTGCGCCTGGGCGGCAAGCGGCCGAGTGGCGTCGGTGACGGCTGGTTCTACGAACCGACGCTGTTCGAATGCGACCGCAATTCGATGAAGATCATGCAGGAAGAAGTCTTCGGCCCGGTGGCCTCGGTGATCCGCTTCAAGGACGAAGCCGAAGCACTGGCGATTGCCAACGACTCGCAGTTCGGCCTCGCCGCCGGCATCTGGACCCGCGATCTGGGCCGCGCCCATCGCCTGGCCCGGGATGTGCGTTCGGGAATCATCTGGGTCAACACCTACCGCGCGGTGTCGGCGATGGCACCGATCGGCGGCTTCAAGAACAGTGGCTATGGACGCGAAAGCGGCATCGATTCGGTGCTGGCCTACACCGAACTGAAAACGGTGTGGATCAACCTCTCCCAGGCGCCGATGCCTGATCCGTTTGTGATGCGTTAG
- a CDS encoding flavin reductase family protein, whose product MIEPGIYKDVMSSFPSGVTVVTTLDPDGGIVGITASAFSALSIDPALVLFCPNYASDTYPVLRDSKRFAIHLLSADQTAEAYAFAGKGKDKANGIEWHLSELGNPILDKATAIIECELWREYDGGDHAIIVGAVKNLILPAQPVTPMIYHKGKLGPLPTLA is encoded by the coding sequence ATGATCGAACCCGGCATTTACAAAGACGTCATGAGCTCGTTTCCGTCCGGGGTCACGGTGGTCACCACCCTCGACCCGGACGGTGGCATCGTCGGCATCACCGCCAGCGCCTTCAGTGCGCTGTCGATTGACCCGGCGCTGGTGCTGTTCTGCCCCAACTACGCCTCCGACACCTATCCGGTGCTGCGCGACAGCAAGCGTTTCGCGATCCATTTGCTGTCCGCCGACCAGACCGCCGAGGCCTACGCCTTCGCCGGCAAAGGCAAAGACAAGGCCAACGGCATCGAGTGGCATTTGAGCGAACTTGGTAACCCGATCCTCGACAAGGCCACGGCGATCATCGAGTGCGAGTTGTGGCGCGAATACGACGGTGGCGATCACGCGATCATCGTCGGCGCGGTGAAGAACCTGATCCTGCCGGCGCAGCCGGTGACGCCGATGATCTATCACAAAGGCAAGCTCGGGCCGTTGCCAACATTGGCCTGA